The genomic segment GATTCGCTTCACGGCGCTTGCGTTCCGTCACGTCCCGGAACACCACCCCGAAGCGGTTGTCCGAGTGCCTGAACGCGGTGGTCTCGAACCACCTGCCGAAACCCGCCGCGTACGCCGTGTACCGGGCCGGTTGACCCGTCTGCACCACGCGGGCGTAGGTCTCGATCCAGCCGGGTTCAATCAGCGGGTTGACCTCACGGGCGGTTCGCCCGACCGCCCCGCTGACGGGCACGTCAGTCTGCGCCCAGGCGTCATTGACTTCCAGGTACCGCCAGTCGCTGGGCTGGCCGGTCTCATCCCAGATCAGTTCGGCCAGCGCGAACCCTTCCCCCATGTTCTCGAACAGCAGCCGGTAGCGCCGTTCACTGCTGCGCACAGCCTCCTCAGCCTGACGGCGCCCGGTGATGTCCGTGAAGAGAACCGCCACCCGGCGGCTCCCCTCGCCCCCCAGGCGGAAGATGTTCAGGTCAAAAGTCCGGCCCAGCGTAAGTTCGCCCTCCTCGACGCGCATCGGCTCGCCGGTCTCCGCCACCTGACCGTACAGCTCCGCCCAGCGGGGGTTGGGGGTCCCCAGGAGCGCCGTGGCGGTGCGGCCCACCGGGTAGGGCATCCCCGTGTGCCGCATGAACGCGCGGTTGACCGACAGAAACAGGAAATCCACCCATCGGCCCGCCGCGTCCGCCAGCACCTCGACCACGGCGTAGGCCTGATCCATCTCACTGAACAGGGCGTAATACGTCGCCTCGCACAGCTGAGGGTCCACATCGGGACGGTCCGGTGCAGCGCCGCCGCCTTCCAGAAGCTCAGCCACAACCAGGGCCAGATTCCTGGAGGACAGCACCAGCATGGCCGTCTGCGCCAGGGCCGTCTGGGGGGTCCCATTCTGGCGCTGGACGAGGCCCGTGCCGCCCACGCCCCGCAGGGCCCGCGCCCCGGCCACGCCATCGGCCCCCTCGCCCAGCAGCACCACGAGCGCCGCAGGGCCCACGCTGAGAGCCAGTGAGGCCAGCAGCTGACCCAGGCGGCGCGCCGGGGACCGCGCATCCGGCGCGCTCACAGCGCAGCGCAACCCAGGTTGAACATCCACCAGCAGGTCTGGCGGGGCGACGTACACCCCTCCCGCTTCCAGAATCAGCCCGTGCTCCACTGCACGGATGGGGTCAGGGAACGGCCGGCGCAGCTCATACAGGGTGGCCCCCGCTTCAGACGCGTCTCCGGACATCACGATCGGGACAGCGGCCGACCGTGAGGTGGGCAGTTCCGCCAGCACCCGCGCAGCAGCCTTCAACTCCCCGGCAGGGACCGTCAGGATCAGCACCTCGAAAGGTGCGGCGGCCGGGGCAGAGGAGGCGGACATGGCTGACCCGTAGTGTACGGGCGTCGCCTGGGCGGGAGTTCTTAGGGAAGTTTGAAATGTTCAGCTGACCTGAGGTGGAGCGTGAGAAAAGCCTGAACTCCTCCAGCGCCCCAGTGACATCTCTTCGTCAGAAGAGAAGGGGCGAGCAGTCTAGACGCAAGAGCGCGACTGGAAGAGTTCAGTGAACTAGGCGATCCCCAGTCATGAATGAAAGCGACTGGCGGTCTCTTGTCGGCGCAGTCATTCGCGGGGTCTTGTATGGGCCGTCGGTGGAACGGTGCCACCGGAGCGCTTCCCCACATGCCAGAGAGCTTGCCGGTCCAGAATACGCTCCGGCACATCATCAGAAGGTTCAGCGTCAGGGAACAGGCCGGGCTCTACGCGGGGCTGTCGCACTCTTGAGGCGGCCATTCGCCTGATGCATTACTGGCTCAGCTGGGTCCGGGGAAGGGTTAACTGACTGGGGCGTTGCGGCACGTGTGGTGACCAATAGTCTTCATCGTAAGTTTCCGGACAGATGAGCCTCAGTAAATTAACGAGACCTTATGGGACTCTCACAATGAGATTGCCGACGAGCGTTCAAGCCCCCGGAGGGACGACGTGAACAAACCATTCATCCTGCTGATCGGCGCCCTCCTGCTGGGCCAGGGGTCCGCGCAGACCACCAAGGCCGGCACGGTCATCACCAACCAGGCCGCCGCGACCTTCCAGAACGCCGCTGGGCAGACGCTCCCCACCGCGTACTCGCAGGTTGTGAGTTCCACCGTGCTGCCCATGCCTGGCTTCGACACCGTGTACCGCGACGGCCAGGACGGAGCGACCATCGGCAACACCGCCACCGGCCCCGTTCCCAGCGGTTACGCCGCGCAACTGCACCCAGGGGACGAGCTCCTCACCGCGTATACCCTTGTCAACATGGGCAACACCGACCAGACGGTCGCGCTGACCAGCGTGACGACCGGCAGCCCCAACAGCGGCCAGACCGTCACGTACTACCTCGACAGCAACGGCGACGGCCTCCTGTCCGCGCAGGAGCGCGCCGCCGGACCGGTCACTCAGGTCACACTGAACTGGAATGACCCCTAGACCTCCACCGATGAGGGCCTGACGCCATTCATTCAGGTCCTGCGCGTCCCCGACACCGCACCGGACGGCGCCGTGTACGCCGCCAGTCCCGCCGCGACCGGTCAGCTGCTGCGCGCCGCGGACCGCACCGTGATCACTGTGCAGGAAAGCGCCACCCAGCTCGAACTCCAGTACAGCCGCGCAGTGGTCCGCGTCGGCGTGCCCGCCTGCACCGTCGCCATCACGCCCGACGGCACCGTCGCTGCCCCCGGGCAGATGCAGACCGCCCTGCCCGGCACCGGCGCGCAGTTCACCTACACCCTGCGCAACACCGGCCAGACGACCGTCACGGTCCCGGTGCGCGCCAGCGTGCTGCCCGGCACGGCCCTCCCGAACGTGCAGGTCGTGCTTGACCGCAACGGCAATGGTCAGGCTGACGCTGGCGAAAGTGCCGTGCAGAGCGTGCAGGTCGGCGCGGGTCAGAGTGCCGCGCTGGTGCTCGTCGTCAGTCCCGTCGCCACCGCCGGCGACGTGTACGTCAACCTCACCGCCGAGTGCGCCGACGGGACCCTCGACGACAACAACGTCGCCCTGCTACGCGTCGGTTCGCTGGGCCTGACCAAGACCGCCGACCGTCCCGTGGTGGTGGTCGGCGACCGCCTGACATACACCCTCACCCTGACCAACCAGTTCCCCGGCACGATGCTGCGCGACATCCAGGTGACCGACACGCCAAAGACGGGCCTGTCCTACATTCCCGGCACCAGCAGCCTGAACGGTCAGCCCATCGCCGATCCTGTCACCGCGAACGGCGCGCTCACTTGGACCGTGCCGACCCTGGCCGACGCCGCGAACGCCACCCTGACGTACGGCATGCGCGTCACCCCCGACGCCAGCGGCGAGGTGCTGAACACCGTCACCGCGCAGGGCCGCACGCTCAGCGGCGCGACCACCGCCTTCGCCTCCGCCCAGGCGGCAGCCACGAGCAAGGTGCAGGGCCTGCTCAACTTCGCGCCGCTCGGTGACCTGGTCGGCCGGGTCTTTATCGACACCAACGGCAACCGAATCTTCGACCCGCAGGATACGCCCGTGTCCGCAGCCCGCATTCTGCTCGCCGGGGGCCGCGAAGTCCGCACCGACGCTCAGGGCCGCTACGCCTTCCCGAACGTCGCCCAGGGCACCCAGGCGCTGCGCCTCGATCCCGTCAGTGTCACGCTCCGTCCCCTCAGCGTTCCTGAAGACGGCGGCCTGAGCGGCACCCGCACCGTTCAGGTGCGCGGCCTGACCACCGTCGACTTCCCCCTGACTGCGCCCAGCAGCGCCGCGCAGATGCCTCCGGTGCAGACGCCAGGCGCGCCGCGCACCTCCACCCTGCGCCTGCCCCCCGGCAGCACCGACGTGCAGGTGCGCGACACGATCAACGTCACGGTCGCCGACACCGGCACCACCGTCACGCCCCTGCTCGTGAACGGCGAGGTCGTCCCGGCCAGCCAGATCGGTGAGCAGGCCACCCTGACGGGCGGTGAACGCCTGCACACCTACATTGGCGTTCCACTGCGCCTCGGCGCCAACCTCCTCCAGCACGGCGAGGACCAGGTCACCGTCTACCGCGTCGGCCCGACCGCTGCCTTCGAACTTACGCCGCTCGACCTTCACGCCGACGGCCGCACCCCCCTGCGGGTCCAGGTGCGGACCGTGGACGCCGCCGGGCGCACCACCAACCTCAGCGCCGTCACCGTTCGCAGCAGCCTGACCACCACCAGCCCCGACGCCCTGCCCGGGCAGAACGGGTACCAGCTCAAACTCGAGCAGGGCGTCGGCGTGCTGACCTTCGCACCACAGGCCCGCCCCGGCACCGTCACCCTCGACCTGAACCAAGGGGACGCCAGGCGTCGCGTCACGCTGCCCGTCGCCCCGGCGGCCGGGAGGGCCGGCGTGGGTGTGCTCAGCGCCACGCTCGGCCTAGACGGCACCCTCAGCGCCGACGACCTGACCTGGCAGGCTCGCGCCAGCCTGGACGCCGAAGTCAGCGGCGGACAACTCAGGGTCGCGGCCGACACGGGCGGCCTGCCCACGGACCTCGACATCCTGAAAC from the Deinococcus radiotolerans genome contains:
- a CDS encoding PAS domain-containing protein yields the protein MSASSAPAAAPFEVLILTVPAGELKAAARVLAELPTSRSAAVPIVMSGDASEAGATLYELRRPFPDPIRAVEHGLILEAGGVYVAPPDLLVDVQPGLRCAVSAPDARSPARRLGQLLASLALSVGPAALVVLLGEGADGVAGARALRGVGGTGLVQRQNGTPQTALAQTAMLVLSSRNLALVVAELLEGGGAAPDRPDVDPQLCEATYYALFSEMDQAYAVVEVLADAAGRWVDFLFLSVNRAFMRHTGMPYPVGRTATALLGTPNPRWAELYGQVAETGEPMRVEEGELTLGRTFDLNIFRLGGEGSRRVAVLFTDITGRRQAEEAVRSSERRYRLLFENMGEGFALAELIWDETGQPSDWRYLEVNDAWAQTDVPVSGAVGRTAREVNPLIEPGWIETYARVVQTGQPARYTAYAAGFGRWFETTAFRHSDNRFGVVFRDVTERKRREANQAFMVELSRELSQARTEEDLLRAVGGGLAAHLGLSCFHYVDVNEDLGEVTVRHFWHAQDVPTVLGTHSLAGFISPDQASRLRAGELTVSHDVTAITGDSPATAGLRAGAAAQKIGAYVAVPYSQDGRWRAYFAVADRQPRPWTELELELIRDVAHRLFPQVERVRAATALTESEGRLRALIGQLPGSAVFVVNRDLRYVLAQGEALSAAGYRPEDLVGRTVAQAMPTALVGEYEAHYRLALTGVGFEYEHEAHGRAFITRGVPLSNGGGGRLGRPGRVVRHHGPQAGREHPARL
- a CDS encoding DUF11 domain-containing protein — protein: MYAASPAATGQLLRAADRTVITVQESATQLELQYSRAVVRVGVPACTVAITPDGTVAAPGQMQTALPGTGAQFTYTLRNTGQTTVTVPVRASVLPGTALPNVQVVLDRNGNGQADAGESAVQSVQVGAGQSAALVLVVSPVATAGDVYVNLTAECADGTLDDNNVALLRVGSLGLTKTADRPVVVVGDRLTYTLTLTNQFPGTMLRDIQVTDTPKTGLSYIPGTSSLNGQPIADPVTANGALTWTVPTLADAANATLTYGMRVTPDASGEVLNTVTAQGRTLSGATTAFASAQAAATSKVQGLLNFAPLGDLVGRVFIDTNGNRIFDPQDTPVSAARILLAGGREVRTDAQGRYAFPNVAQGTQALRLDPVSVTLRPLSVPEDGGLSGTRTVQVRGLTTVDFPLTAPSSAAQMPPVQTPGAPRTSTLRLPPGSTDVQVRDTINVTVADTGTTVTPLLVNGEVVPASQIGEQATLTGGERLHTYIGVPLRLGANLLQHGEDQVTVYRVGPTAAFELTPLDLHADGRTPLRVQVRTVDAAGRTTNLSAVTVRSSLTTTSPDALPGQNGYQLKLEQGVGVLTFAPQARPGTVTLDLNQGDARRRVTLPVAPAAGRAGVGVLSATLGLDGTLSADDLTWQARASLDAEVSGGQLRVAADTGGLPTDLDILKRFNTTGDASAASVPLQGQDPVAFSYEHPAFSVRYRHGPVPVDVLPVGAQLTALSAETHGTPAVSGFVALVPTDLITDERLTPDGTRLLRLAHEQISAGSDTLTLITVDRVTGQERARTVLVRNVDYQLDLASGVVTLTGPLAPYDLSLNGQYVSASYRLDQAGQRDLAYGAQVKYQTDTTSLGAAVVQLDGQTTFGVRAAYNDPATHADIRVALAGGLLAQASVNTTQGRTTTAASVRYQDASYTGLGRGAAGLNTAASVTTAVTDTLGVRASAQYRQELTTDGTTTEQGQAEGQLTYHSGPYSVGAGLRYSVGDQQGLSAVASAGYRQEPFTVDVTHAQPLNGTVAPESTLGVRYRLTGTTTLGVTSRYTWGVGGATVLSVDSRVRGVDYTAAYELPTASGAGNLARFGVSTTLPLNDTTTLGLYASAVHHAGTGANDAAAGANLRYKDQRLSAALGTDLVYTPAGFGVILRGGVAGSVTGDLTLSADALMETGAGKGGLRVAAGYAYRGRTIDSLGVMRYASGTLAGSQPEVSSSVSATYHQPQFALRASTDTRTLLSDPDSFTIQGALSGTYYLNNRFGVGAWAHVLTQPSTQTTLTGFGLEGSVRALPGTWLTAGYNPVGFTGISTLYTKPGLYLRLDLTLDDTLGETK